One genomic region from Amycolatopsis sp. FBCC-B4732 encodes:
- a CDS encoding LLM class flavin-dependent oxidoreductase, which yields MQFGIFTVGDVTTDPTNGSTPTEHERIKAMVRIALKAEEVGLDVFATGEHHNPPFVPSSPTTMLGHIAAQTSKIVLSTSTTLITTNDPVKIAEDFAMLQHLADGRVDLMMGRGNTGPVYPWFGQDIRQGIPLAIENYALLHKLWREDVVDWQGKFRTPLQGFTSTPRPLDDVPPFVWHGSIRSPEIAEQAAYYGDGFFANHIFWPKEHFQQLIAFYRQRFEHYGHGQADQAIVGLGGQAFIRPKSQDAWNEFRPYFDNAPVYGHGPSLEEFTDQTPLTVGSPQEVIDKTLTFREHFGDYQRQLFLMDHAGLPLKTVLEQLDLLGEHVVPVLRKELDALRPAHVPDAPTHESLKAATLVGSEA from the coding sequence ATGCAGTTCGGAATCTTCACGGTGGGCGACGTCACGACCGATCCCACGAACGGCAGCACGCCGACGGAACACGAGCGGATCAAGGCGATGGTCCGGATCGCGCTCAAGGCGGAGGAGGTCGGGCTCGACGTCTTCGCGACCGGCGAGCACCACAACCCGCCGTTCGTGCCGTCCTCGCCCACGACGATGCTGGGCCACATCGCGGCGCAGACGTCCAAGATCGTCCTCTCCACGTCGACGACGCTGATCACCACGAACGACCCGGTGAAGATCGCCGAGGACTTCGCGATGCTTCAGCACCTCGCCGACGGCCGCGTCGACCTCATGATGGGCCGCGGCAACACCGGCCCGGTCTACCCGTGGTTCGGCCAGGACATCCGCCAGGGGATCCCGCTGGCCATCGAGAACTACGCGCTGCTGCACAAGCTCTGGCGCGAGGACGTCGTGGACTGGCAGGGCAAGTTCCGCACGCCGCTGCAGGGCTTCACCTCGACGCCGCGCCCGCTCGACGACGTCCCGCCGTTCGTCTGGCACGGTTCGATCCGCAGCCCGGAGATCGCCGAGCAGGCCGCGTACTACGGCGACGGCTTCTTCGCCAACCACATCTTCTGGCCCAAGGAGCACTTCCAGCAGCTGATCGCCTTCTACCGGCAGCGCTTCGAGCACTACGGCCACGGCCAGGCCGACCAGGCCATCGTCGGCCTCGGCGGCCAGGCGTTCATCCGGCCGAAGTCGCAGGACGCGTGGAACGAGTTCCGGCCGTACTTCGACAACGCGCCGGTGTACGGGCACGGCCCGTCGCTGGAGGAGTTCACCGACCAGACGCCGCTGACCGTCGGCAGCCCGCAGGAGGTCATCGACAAGACGCTGACCTTCCGCGAGCACTTCGGCGACTACCAGCGCCAGCTGTTCCTGATGGACCACGCCGGCCTGCCGCTGAAGACCGTCCTGGAGCAGCTCGACCTGCTCGGCGAGCACGTCGTCCCGGTGCTGCGCAAGGAACTCGACGCGCTGCGCCCGGCCCACGTCCCGGACGCGCCGACCCACGAGTCACTGAAGGCCGCGACGCTGGTCGGGAGCGAGGCATGA
- a CDS encoding dihydrofolate reductase family protein — MTTVASFCMSLDGFVARPDDSVGPLFDWYTAGDVELPMVGYPITFRVATSSAGYLRELLDSARHSAFVCGRRVFDHTHGWGGNPPGGGKAFVVTHRPPPPDWSAENLAPFTFVGDVATAIERAKAAGNGDVGVSGPDIARQCLRLGLLDEVRIDLVPVFLGEGVRYFDDLGGTGAELERVEVVAGDGVTHLRYRVHYPS; from the coding sequence GTGACGACGGTCGCGAGCTTCTGCATGTCACTCGACGGGTTCGTGGCGCGGCCCGACGACAGCGTCGGGCCGCTCTTCGACTGGTACACCGCCGGTGACGTCGAGCTGCCGATGGTCGGCTACCCGATCACGTTCCGCGTCGCGACGTCGAGCGCGGGCTACCTGCGAGAACTGCTGGATTCGGCGCGCCACAGCGCTTTCGTCTGCGGCCGCCGGGTGTTCGACCACACCCACGGCTGGGGCGGGAACCCGCCCGGCGGCGGGAAGGCGTTCGTCGTCACGCACCGGCCGCCGCCGCCGGACTGGTCCGCGGAGAACCTGGCGCCGTTCACGTTCGTCGGCGACGTCGCCACGGCGATCGAGCGGGCGAAGGCGGCCGGGAACGGCGACGTCGGTGTCTCCGGACCGGACATCGCCCGGCAGTGCCTGCGCCTGGGCCTGCTGGACGAGGTGCGGATCGACCTCGTCCCGGTGTTCCTCGGCGAGGGTGTGCGCTACTTCGACGACCTCGGCGGCACCGGCGCCGAACTCGAACGCGTCGAGGTCGTCGCCGGCGACGGCGTCACCCACCTGCGGTACCGGGTGCACTACCCGTCCTGA
- a CDS encoding SRPBCC family protein: MSTTITAQPGTPFIELTREFAASPDKVLRAHTDPELVVRWLGPRGMEMELLEFDARSGGGYHYVHRDDRGEYRFRGVFHTVSADRIIQTFEFEGAPGEVCLESLSLIDLGGRTRLESRSVFPSVEARDAAVESGMSTGITQSYERLDEVLA; this comes from the coding sequence ATGAGCACCACCATCACCGCGCAGCCCGGCACCCCGTTCATCGAGCTCACCCGCGAGTTCGCGGCTTCGCCGGACAAGGTCCTGCGCGCCCACACCGACCCGGAGCTCGTCGTCCGCTGGCTGGGCCCGCGGGGCATGGAGATGGAGCTCCTCGAGTTCGACGCCCGCTCGGGCGGCGGCTACCACTACGTCCACCGCGACGACCGCGGCGAGTACCGCTTCCGCGGCGTCTTCCACACGGTGAGCGCCGACCGGATCATCCAGACCTTCGAGTTCGAGGGCGCGCCCGGCGAGGTCTGCCTGGAGTCGCTGTCCCTGATCGACCTCGGCGGCCGCACGCGGCTCGAGAGCCGTTCGGTGTTCCCGTCGGTCGAGGCCCGCGACGCGGCCGTGGAAAGCGGCATGAGCACCGGGATCACGCAGTCGTACGAGCGCCTCGACGAGGTGCTGGCGTGA
- a CDS encoding DNA topoisomerase (ATP-hydrolyzing) subunit A, which translates to MARRKGTTTKVDPSAFDSAGANVFDNSLKTEIEDSYLEYAYSVIHSRALPDARDGLKPVHRRILYSMNENGYRPTHAYVKSSRVVGDVMGKYHPHGDVAIYDAMVRLAQDFSLNVPLIDGHGNFGSPDDGPAASRYTEARMSPEAMQLVGELGEETVDFRPNYDGSLQEPSVLPAAFPNLLVNGTSGIAVGMATNMIPHNLGEVVAAARWLITHPSATLDKLMEFVPGPDLPTGGSLLGLDEVRRAYETGRGVVRMRANCETGPLEGSRGRQAITVTELPYGVGPEKVIEKITDEVNKSKRLTGIADVKDLTDRENGTRLVIECKVGVNPQALLADLYRLTPLEQSFGINNLVLVDGQPQTLGLKELLEVFLRHRYDVVTRRTKYRRRKREERLHLVEGLLVALLNIDKVIRLIRESENAAAAKDGLMQRFKLSEIQATYILDTPLRRLTKYDRLELESEQDQLREEIAELSKILDDESVLKKLVSAELAKIAKDFPTERRTSLIDGDLKEVLAASKPSGPLEVADDPCQVILSATGLVARTAAESEEATETRRRNGRVKHDAVSAVVHTTARGQVLLVTSRGRAFKTDVLPLPVLPEQAGTVSLRGGMAARELVPLEKGETVIGIAPLGDQAAGSPGLALGTRAGVVKICSPEWPVRSDEFEVISLKDGDEVVGATWLKDGTETLAFVSSEASLLKYAASLVRPQGLKGGGMAGINVGAGSVVFFGAVRTDDDEHGEPLVITATGQSVKVTPFSEYPPKGRATGGVRAHRFLKGETAVQVAWIGPRPAAAARNGDPVELPETDVRRDGSGHAHPGPDVVGHLIERS; encoded by the coding sequence GTGGCACGCCGCAAGGGCACCACCACCAAGGTCGATCCCAGCGCGTTCGACTCCGCCGGCGCGAACGTCTTCGACAACTCGCTGAAGACGGAGATCGAAGACTCGTACCTGGAATACGCGTACTCGGTCATCCACTCGCGCGCTCTGCCGGACGCGCGCGACGGGTTGAAGCCGGTCCACCGCCGCATCCTGTACTCGATGAACGAGAACGGCTACCGCCCGACGCACGCGTACGTGAAGTCGTCCCGCGTGGTCGGCGACGTGATGGGCAAGTACCACCCGCACGGCGACGTCGCGATCTACGACGCGATGGTCCGGCTGGCCCAGGACTTCTCGCTGAACGTCCCGCTGATCGACGGCCACGGCAACTTCGGTAGCCCGGACGACGGCCCGGCCGCTTCGCGGTACACCGAAGCGCGGATGTCGCCCGAGGCTATGCAGCTGGTCGGCGAGCTCGGCGAAGAGACCGTCGACTTCCGGCCCAACTACGACGGTTCGCTGCAGGAGCCGTCCGTGCTGCCCGCGGCCTTCCCGAACCTGCTGGTCAACGGCACGTCCGGGATCGCGGTCGGGATGGCGACCAACATGATCCCGCACAACCTCGGCGAGGTCGTCGCGGCGGCGCGGTGGCTGATCACTCACCCGAGCGCGACGCTCGACAAGCTGATGGAGTTCGTGCCGGGCCCCGACCTCCCGACCGGCGGCAGCCTGCTCGGCCTGGACGAGGTCCGCCGCGCCTACGAGACCGGCCGCGGCGTGGTCCGGATGCGCGCGAACTGCGAGACGGGGCCCCTCGAAGGCAGCCGCGGTCGGCAGGCGATCACCGTCACCGAGCTGCCCTACGGCGTCGGGCCGGAGAAGGTGATCGAGAAGATCACCGACGAGGTCAACAAGTCCAAGCGGCTCACCGGCATCGCCGACGTCAAGGACCTCACCGACCGCGAGAACGGCACGCGGCTGGTCATCGAGTGCAAGGTCGGCGTCAACCCGCAGGCGCTGCTCGCGGACCTGTACCGGCTGACGCCGCTGGAGCAGTCGTTCGGCATCAACAACCTGGTGCTCGTCGACGGCCAGCCGCAGACGCTGGGGCTGAAGGAACTGCTGGAGGTCTTCCTCCGCCACCGCTACGACGTCGTCACGCGGCGCACGAAGTACCGCCGCCGCAAGCGCGAAGAGCGGCTGCACCTGGTCGAGGGCCTGCTGGTCGCCCTGCTGAACATCGACAAGGTGATCCGGCTGATCCGCGAGAGCGAGAACGCCGCGGCCGCGAAGGACGGCCTGATGCAGCGGTTCAAGCTGTCGGAGATCCAGGCGACCTACATCCTGGACACGCCGCTGCGCCGCCTCACCAAGTACGACCGCCTCGAGCTGGAATCGGAGCAGGACCAGCTGCGCGAGGAGATCGCGGAGCTGAGCAAGATCCTCGACGACGAGTCGGTGCTGAAGAAGCTCGTCTCGGCGGAGCTGGCGAAGATCGCGAAGGACTTCCCGACCGAGCGCCGCACGTCCCTGATCGACGGCGACCTGAAGGAGGTCCTGGCGGCGTCGAAGCCTTCGGGCCCGCTGGAGGTCGCGGACGACCCGTGCCAGGTCATCCTGTCGGCGACGGGCCTGGTGGCCCGCACGGCGGCGGAGTCCGAGGAAGCGACCGAGACGCGTCGCCGCAACGGCCGCGTGAAGCACGACGCCGTCTCGGCGGTGGTCCACACCACGGCCCGCGGCCAGGTCCTGCTGGTGACCAGCCGCGGCCGCGCGTTCAAGACGGACGTGCTGCCGTTGCCGGTCCTGCCGGAACAGGCGGGCACGGTCTCCCTGCGCGGCGGCATGGCGGCCCGCGAGCTGGTCCCGCTGGAGAAGGGCGAGACGGTCATCGGCATCGCCCCTCTCGGCGACCAGGCGGCGGGCTCCCCCGGCCTCGCACTGGGCACCCGCGCGGGCGTGGTGAAGATCTGCTCCCCGGAGTGGCCGGTCCGCTCGGACGAGTTCGAGGTGATCAGCCTCAAGGACGGCGACGAGGTCGTCGGAGCCACGTGGCTGAAGGACGGCACGGAGACGCTGGCGTTCGTGTCCTCGGAAGCGTCGCTGCTGAAGTACGCGGCCTCGTTGGTCCGCCCGCAAGGCCTGAAGGGCGGCGGCATGGCGGGCATCAACGTGGGCGCGGGCTCGGTGGTCTTCTTCGGCGCGGTCCGCACGGACGACGACGAACACGGCGAGCCCCTGGTGATCACGGCGACGGGCCAGAGCGTGAAGGTGACGCCGTTCAGCGAGTACCCCCCGAAGGGCCGGGCGACGGGCGGCGTCCGAGCCCACCGCTTCCTGAA
- a CDS encoding FMN reductase — MKLTVVTAGLSVPSSTRLLADRLAAATVAAAGEPVSVTVVELRDIALDVTKNLLTGFPSPELRTAIDAVTGADALIAVTPVFTAGYSGLFKSFFDVLDADSLVGKPVLLGATGGTERHSLVLDYQLRPLFGYLKADPVATGVYAASSDWGGGEGALQRRVEKAGAELASLAAGRPAAVAEPDFVPFDRLLAEVSTQDG, encoded by the coding sequence ATGAAGCTCACGGTGGTGACGGCGGGGCTTTCGGTGCCCTCGTCGACCCGGTTGCTGGCCGACCGGCTGGCCGCGGCGACCGTCGCCGCGGCCGGCGAACCGGTCTCCGTGACCGTCGTGGAGCTGCGCGACATCGCCCTCGACGTCACGAAGAACCTGCTCACCGGCTTCCCGAGCCCGGAGCTGCGCACCGCGATCGACGCGGTGACCGGCGCGGACGCGCTGATCGCGGTGACGCCGGTGTTCACGGCCGGCTACAGCGGCCTGTTCAAGTCCTTCTTCGACGTGCTCGACGCGGATTCGCTGGTGGGCAAGCCGGTGCTGCTCGGCGCGACCGGCGGCACCGAGCGGCACTCGCTGGTGCTCGACTACCAGCTGCGCCCGCTGTTCGGGTACCTGAAGGCGGACCCGGTCGCGACGGGCGTGTACGCGGCTTCGTCCGACTGGGGCGGCGGCGAAGGCGCGCTGCAACGGCGGGTCGAGAAGGCCGGCGCGGAGCTGGCTTCGCTGGCCGCGGGGCGTCCCGCGGCCGTCGCCGAGCCGGATTTCGTGCCCTTCGACCGGCTGCTGGCGGAAGTGTCCACTCAGGACGGGTAG
- a CDS encoding type IIA DNA topoisomerase subunit B — translation MTAETLYGADDLTHLEGLEAVRKRPGMYIGSTDSRGINHLFSEVVDNSTDEGVAGYATKIVVTLHADGSVQVDDDGRGIPTGTHAKSGLSGVELVLTRLHAGGKFGGSGYKTSGGLHGVGASAVNALSHRFDVTVKQDGKVHQMSFKHGIPGTFDAPGPKAKFTRRSGLNLVGKMKRGERGGTSIRYWYDARYFESGAALDVEGVRTKLRNTAFLVPGVTYVLRTAIEDTINEETFHFPHGLVDMVDFLTPSGEKPVCGTLLITGEGTYKENAADAAGVMQSNVERHAEVEVALRWGTGYERTVECFTNTIRNVHGGTHRRGFDRAVAKALQEAISKTRGLLKPKEDMPTIEDVLEGMTAVVHVRLPEPQFTSQTKDELSTAGITRVLQGIVDKHVKAWTEDRKTKSEAKVVLQKVVDASRVRLTQKQQKDAARRKTALEGAAMPPKLVDCRTTGVARSELFLVEGDSALGSARMARVSEYQALLPLRGKILNVQKASLGDTLKNAEIASIVQVLGAGTGRTFDLTTMRYGRVILMADADVDGSHIRTLLITLFAKYMRPVIEDGRLYAAMPPLHKLVTKGRNPETHFTFTQQEMESKYAELERAGKSIVTPVPRFKGLGEMDADELWDTTMNPASRSVRRITMDDAEAAEGALELLMGEKVEPRRNWLVASSDRIDRDAIDA, via the coding sequence GTGACTGCCGAGACCTTGTACGGGGCCGACGACCTGACGCATCTCGAGGGTCTCGAAGCCGTCCGCAAACGACCCGGGATGTACATCGGCTCCACCGACAGCCGGGGCATCAACCACCTCTTCTCCGAGGTGGTGGACAACTCGACCGACGAAGGCGTGGCCGGGTACGCGACGAAGATCGTCGTCACGCTGCACGCCGACGGCAGCGTCCAGGTCGACGACGACGGCCGCGGCATCCCGACCGGCACCCACGCGAAGTCCGGTTTGTCCGGCGTCGAGCTGGTGCTGACCCGGCTGCACGCCGGCGGCAAGTTCGGCGGCTCCGGCTACAAGACCTCCGGCGGCCTGCACGGCGTCGGCGCTTCGGCGGTCAACGCGCTGTCCCACCGCTTCGACGTCACGGTGAAGCAGGACGGCAAGGTCCACCAGATGTCGTTCAAGCACGGCATCCCCGGCACCTTCGACGCACCCGGCCCGAAGGCGAAGTTCACCCGCCGGTCCGGGCTGAACCTCGTCGGCAAGATGAAGCGCGGCGAGCGCGGCGGCACGTCGATCCGCTACTGGTACGACGCGCGCTACTTCGAGTCCGGCGCGGCGCTGGACGTCGAGGGCGTGCGGACCAAGCTGCGCAACACCGCGTTCCTCGTCCCGGGCGTCACGTACGTGCTGCGCACCGCGATCGAAGACACGATCAACGAAGAGACGTTCCACTTCCCGCACGGCCTGGTCGACATGGTCGACTTCCTGACGCCGTCGGGTGAGAAGCCGGTCTGCGGCACCCTGCTGATCACCGGCGAAGGCACGTACAAGGAGAACGCGGCCGACGCCGCGGGCGTCATGCAGTCCAATGTGGAGCGCCACGCCGAGGTCGAGGTGGCGCTGCGCTGGGGCACCGGCTACGAGCGCACGGTCGAGTGCTTCACCAACACGATCCGCAACGTCCACGGCGGCACCCACCGCCGCGGGTTCGACCGCGCGGTCGCGAAGGCGTTGCAGGAGGCCATCTCCAAGACCCGCGGGCTGCTCAAGCCCAAGGAGGACATGCCGACGATCGAGGACGTCCTCGAGGGCATGACGGCCGTGGTGCACGTCCGGCTGCCGGAGCCGCAGTTCACCTCGCAGACCAAGGACGAGCTGTCCACCGCCGGCATCACCCGGGTGCTGCAGGGCATCGTCGACAAGCACGTCAAGGCGTGGACCGAGGACCGCAAGACCAAGTCCGAGGCCAAGGTCGTGCTGCAGAAGGTCGTCGACGCCTCCCGCGTCCGGCTGACCCAGAAGCAGCAGAAGGACGCGGCCCGGCGCAAGACCGCCCTCGAAGGCGCGGCCATGCCGCCCAAGCTGGTCGACTGCCGCACCACCGGCGTCGCCCGCAGCGAGCTGTTCCTGGTCGAGGGCGACAGCGCGCTGGGGTCGGCGCGGATGGCGCGCGTGTCGGAGTACCAGGCGCTGCTGCCGCTGCGGGGCAAGATCCTGAACGTGCAGAAGGCGTCGCTGGGCGACACGCTGAAGAACGCCGAGATCGCGTCGATCGTGCAGGTGCTCGGCGCGGGCACCGGCCGCACGTTCGACCTCACGACCATGCGCTACGGCCGCGTGATCCTGATGGCGGACGCGGACGTCGACGGCTCGCACATCCGCACCCTGCTGATCACGCTGTTCGCGAAGTACATGCGCCCGGTGATCGAGGACGGCCGGCTGTACGCGGCGATGCCGCCGCTGCACAAGCTCGTCACGAAGGGCCGCAACCCGGAGACGCACTTCACCTTCACCCAGCAGGAGATGGAGTCCAAGTACGCGGAGCTGGAGCGGGCGGGCAAGAGCATCGTCACGCCGGTGCCGCGGTTCAAGGGCCTCGGCGAGATGGACGCCGACGAGCTGTGGGACACCACGATGAACCCGGCCAGCCGCTCGGTCCGCCGGATCACCATGGACGACGCCGAGGCCGCCGAGGGCGCGCTGGAGCTGCTGATGGGCGAGAAGGTCGAGCCCCGGCGGAACTGGCTGGTCGCCTCCTCGGACCGGATCGACCGCGACGCCATCGACGCTTAA
- a CDS encoding helix-turn-helix transcriptional regulator, which yields MALDEAGLDRAFTALGDPVRRALVARLSRGEATVNELAEPFEITKQAISRHIQVLEQAGLITRSRDGQRRPCHLVPAALETLTGWIDTYRLATERTYRRLDAVLETLEEAE from the coding sequence ATGGCGCTTGACGAGGCGGGACTGGACCGGGCGTTCACCGCGCTCGGCGACCCGGTGCGCCGGGCGCTCGTCGCCCGGCTCTCCCGCGGCGAAGCGACGGTCAACGAGCTGGCCGAGCCCTTCGAGATCACCAAGCAGGCGATCTCGCGGCACATCCAGGTGCTGGAACAGGCCGGCTTGATCACGCGAAGCCGTGACGGCCAGCGCCGGCCGTGCCACCTCGTCCCGGCCGCCCTCGAAACCCTCACCGGCTGGATCGACACCTACCGGCTGGCCACCGAACGCACCTACCGGCGGCTCGACGCCGTCCTGGAGACCCTGGAGGAAGCAGAATGA
- a CDS encoding serine hydrolase produces MTRLFLLLAVLLPATATPAAATPAPDVDGYVRAYLDHTGLPGAAVAVTRGGDVVRVAGYGHDAAGAPVTAATRLPIASVSKSMTAFAALQLVDAGRIGLDEPVTRYLPDFRLADPRGARITVRMLLDQTSGMADSAFPDLKLAQPRTLAEAVTRLRAAPLASEPGAEFHYHNPNYEVAARIVEVVAGQPFAEYLRTRVFGPLGMTASTTVDTPPAGTEGYVRAFGIEVPAAEPDWFTGGSHGVLSTAEDLAKWLLAQRDGGGALSPASNALAHTPAPGRGYALGWTVRDGRVSHTGDWFSHTAAQVLLPGGYGIAVVTNMGMALDNEAELLAQGLADLLTGGAPAVSLPAGVTADRVLGALALLAVGLAVLGVRRARRKPRWWRVAPPLVPLVVLAFLPRLLGVVFAGRQGTYAQVLYVWPGLVAALGLVAAAGFAVALARVSALVSGRRRPRREESGETTGVVAWASGNRPSASR; encoded by the coding sequence ATGACCAGGCTTTTCCTTCTGCTGGCGGTCCTGCTGCCGGCCACCGCGACCCCGGCCGCCGCGACGCCGGCCCCGGACGTCGACGGCTACGTCCGCGCCTACCTCGACCACACCGGCCTGCCCGGGGCCGCGGTCGCCGTCACCCGCGGCGGCGATGTCGTGCGCGTCGCGGGCTACGGCCACGACGCCGCGGGCGCGCCGGTGACCGCGGCGACCCGGCTGCCAATCGCGTCGGTGAGCAAGTCCATGACGGCGTTCGCGGCGCTCCAGCTGGTCGACGCCGGCCGGATCGGGCTCGACGAGCCGGTCACGCGGTACCTCCCGGACTTCCGCCTCGCCGACCCGCGGGGTGCCCGGATCACCGTCCGGATGCTGCTGGACCAGACGTCGGGGATGGCCGACTCCGCGTTCCCCGACCTCAAGCTCGCGCAGCCGCGCACCCTCGCCGAAGCGGTGACGCGGCTGCGTGCGGCGCCGCTGGCGAGCGAGCCGGGAGCCGAATTCCACTACCACAACCCGAACTACGAGGTGGCCGCCCGGATCGTCGAGGTGGTGGCCGGGCAGCCGTTCGCGGAGTACCTGCGCACGCGGGTGTTCGGGCCGCTGGGGATGACGGCGAGTACCACCGTCGACACGCCGCCGGCCGGCACCGAGGGGTATGTCCGCGCCTTCGGGATCGAGGTCCCGGCAGCCGAACCGGACTGGTTCACCGGCGGCAGCCACGGCGTCCTGAGCACCGCCGAGGACCTGGCGAAGTGGCTGCTCGCCCAGCGCGACGGCGGTGGCGCGCTCTCACCGGCGTCGAACGCGCTCGCGCACACCCCGGCTCCCGGCCGCGGCTACGCGCTGGGCTGGACGGTCCGGGACGGCCGGGTCTCGCACACCGGCGACTGGTTCTCCCACACCGCGGCGCAGGTTCTGCTGCCCGGCGGCTACGGCATCGCCGTCGTGACGAACATGGGCATGGCCCTGGACAACGAGGCCGAGCTGCTGGCCCAGGGCCTCGCGGACCTGCTGACCGGTGGCGCGCCCGCGGTGTCGTTGCCCGCCGGGGTGACCGCCGACCGGGTGCTCGGGGCCCTGGCGCTGCTCGCGGTGGGACTGGCCGTGCTCGGTGTCCGGCGGGCCCGGCGCAAGCCCCGGTGGTGGCGCGTGGCACCGCCGCTGGTGCCGCTCGTGGTGCTCGCGTTCCTGCCCCGGTTGCTGGGCGTGGTCTTCGCGGGACGGCAGGGGACCTACGCCCAGGTGCTCTACGTCTGGCCGGGTCTGGTGGCCGCGCTCGGACTGGTGGCCGCGGCGGGCTTTGCGGTCGCCCTCGCGCGGGTATCCGCGCTCGTGAGTGGCAGGCGGCGCCCGCGACGGGAAGAATCGGGCGAAACGACGGGAGTGGTGGCGTGGGCATCGGGAAACAGGCCAAGCGCATCTCGATAG